GTCTGATCTGGTTCGGCATTAACTAAAAATGGCTTGAAAGGAATGCCGAAAGTGCCTGTCAGGACTTTCTCCTTCTCAAACTTCACTTCTGTCTTAAGTGTTGGCGGATAGACAGCACCCTCCATGATTTCACGATCCCAATGTTTTGAGACAGATTTCGTGTACTCCTCAAGTGCATCATCGTTCTTCTGAGTTTCACTGAAATATGTATTCAAGTCTAGTTTGCGATCATCGAAAATCCAGACGCCAGGGTCCAGAGTGATCTTGTATTTGACTCTTCCTGTAATAGGGATGATTGTCTCCATAATATCCTCCTGCATTTTTATTACATATTAATTATTTATTCAGTATAACGATAATTTAGCAAGTTGTCATTTCAACTCTCCATAACGCAAAACCATTAATTTCTGCATCCCTAATATTCTTGCTTTTTTGTCCACTTAAGGGTAAAATTTATAGATAGGATTGGGTAATCGCTCGGAAACGGGGGGATCAAGTTGGCGTCTGATATGATAATCAACCATCAGGAAAAAGCCCATGCCTTATTAAAGGCTGACGCTGATAAAATTTTAAAGCTGATCAAAGTGCAAATGGATAACCTCACAATGCCTCAATGCCCTCTTTATGAAGAGGTTTTAGATACGCAAATGTTTGGATTATCGAGAGAGATAGATTTTGCAGTAAGACTCGGCTTAATCGAAGAATCAGATGGAAAAGTAATTCTCGACCAGTTGGAGCAAGAGCTTTCCATACTGCA
The window above is part of the Mesobacillus jeotgali genome. Proteins encoded here:
- a CDS encoding YlaN family protein, which encodes MASDMIINHQEKAHALLKADADKILKLIKVQMDNLTMPQCPLYEEVLDTQMFGLSREIDFAVRLGLIEESDGKVILDQLEQELSILHEASLKK
- a CDS encoding peptidyl-prolyl cis-trans isomerase — its product is METIIPITGRVKYKITLDPGVWIFDDRKLDLNTYFSETQKNDDALEEYTKSVSKHWDREIMEGAVYPPTLKTEVKFEKEKVLTGTFGIPFKPFLVNAEPDQTAKTFVIEYGNDDQVALPLEEASGLILGFSKDGKPLKEDGPLHVYYQDGSNKENPIKNVTGFKVE